A window of Castanea sativa cultivar Marrone di Chiusa Pesio chromosome 1, ASM4071231v1 contains these coding sequences:
- the LOC142643864 gene encoding uncharacterized protein LOC142643864 → MSTNPPKIRYISESFIKPQYALEESKRPFYLAPWDLILLSLNYIQKGLLFTKPPTANAQEDFIKTLLDRLQHSLSVTLVHFYPLAGRLVTQKNENPPSSLIFVDCSNSPGAKFIYADIDMTISDILSPIDIPSIVQSFFDLDRAVNYDGHTMPLLSIQVTELKDGIFIGCSMNHCIGDGTSYWHFLNTWSEIFQAQGNNISITRPPIHRRWFPDGVSPIINLPFSHQDEFISRGEAPKLRERMFHFSSESIAKLKAKANAESNTNKISSFQSLSALVWRCITRARCLPHDQKTHCRLATNNRSRMEPSLSDDYFGNSVYILGGVTTAGELLEHNLGWAAWKLHETVVNHTDKVVRDLVDTWLQSPIIPQPARVFDPYGVMMGSSPRFNMYGIEFGMGKAVALRSGYADKHDGEVSSYPGYEGGGSIDLEVCLQPDSMSSLESDKEFMDAVSLSHQLH, encoded by the coding sequence ATGTCTACTAATCCTCCAAAAATCCGATACATCTCAGAGAGCTTTATCAAACCACAGTATGCTTTAGAAGAATCAAAGAGGCCCTTCTACCTGGCACCATGGGATCTTATCTTACTCTCTTTAAACTATATCCAAAAGGGCCTTCTTTTTACCAAACCGCCAACAGCAAATGCCCAAGAAGACTTCATCAAAACTCTCTTGGACAGGCTTCAGCATTCCCTCTCTGTTACTCTTGTCCATTTCTACCCACTTGCAGGCCGCCTTGTgacacaaaaaaatgaaaacccaccttcaagcttgatttttgtTGATTGCAGTAACAGCCCTGGAGCTAAATTCATCTATGCAGATATAGACATGACAATATCTGATATCCTTTCTCCGATTGATATACCATCAATCGTTCAATCCTTTTTTGATCTTGACAGGGCGGTCAACTATGATGGTCATACCATGCCATTGCTATCCATTCAAGTAACAGAACTAAAAGATGGTATCTTTATAGGCTGTTCCATGAACCATTGCATTGGCGATGGAACCTCTTATTGGCATTTCCTTAACACTTGGTCTGAGATCTTTCAGGCACAGGGAAACAACATTTCTATCACACGCCCACCAATCCACAGGCGATGGTTTCCTGATGGTGTTAGTCCGATTATCAACCTCCCTTTCTCACACCAAGATGAGTTCATTTCCAGAGGTGAAGCACCAAAACTTAGAGAAAGAATGTTCCACTTCTCTTCCGAATCCATAGCAAAACTCAAAGCAAAAGCCAATGCAGAATCCAATACCAACAAGATCTCTTCCTTTCAGTCCTTGTCTGCACTTGTCTGGAGGTGCATAACGCGTGCGCGTTGTCTACCACATGACCAGAAAACACATTGCAGGTTGGCCACCAATAACAGGTCAAGAATGGAGCCATCCTTATCTGATGATTACTTTGGGAACTCGGTTTACATATTGGGGGGAGTAACGACAGCTGGTGAGTTGCTTGAACATAATCTTGGGTGGGCGGCTTGGAAGTTGCATGAGACTGTGGTCAACCACACTGATAAAGTTGTGCGTGACTTGGTTGATACCTGGCTGCAGTCTCCAATTATTCCACAACCTGCTCGGGTTTTTGACCCATACGGTGTAATGATGGGGAGTTCACCCAGGTTCAATATGTATGGGATTGAATTTGGAATGGGGAAAGCAGTGGCACTTCGGAGTGGGTATGCAGACAAGCATGATGGGGAAGTGTCATCATACCCGGGTTACGAAGGAGGTGGAAGCATTGATTTGGAGGTGTGCCTTCAGCCAGATTCAATGAGCTCTCTTGAGTCTGATAAGGAGTTCATGGATGCTGTCTCTCTGTCCCACCAGCTGCACTAG
- the LOC142614503 gene encoding putative acetyltransferase At3g50280 gives MSTNPPKIRYISESFIKPQYALEESKRPLYLTPWDLAMLSANYIQKGLLFTKPPTENSQEDFIKTLLDRLKHSLSVTLVHFYPLAGRLVTQKNENPSSSLIFVDCSNSPGAKFIYADLDMTISDILSPIDVPSIVQSFFDHDRAVNYDGHTMPLLSIQVTELKDGIFIGCSMNHCLGDGTSYWHFFNTWSEIFQAQGNNISITRPPIHKRWFPDGVNPIINLPFTHQDEFISRFEAPKLRERMFHFSSESIAKLKAKANAESNTNKISSFQTLSALVWRCITRARRLPCDQITNCNLSANNRSRMEPSLSNDYFGNSLHALRGVTTAGELLEHNLGWAAWKLHEAVVNHTDQVVRDWVDTWLQSPIVYQLIKIFNKYSVMMGSSPRFNMYGNEFGMGKAVALRSGYANKFDGKVSSYQGYEGGGSIDLEVCLQPDSMSALESDEEFMDAVSLPHQLH, from the coding sequence ATGTCTACTAATCCTCCCAAAATCAGATACATCTCAGAGAGCTTTATCAAACCACAGTATGCTTTAGAAGAGTCAAAGAGGCCATTATACCTGACACCATGGGATCTTGCCATGCTCTCTGCAAACTATATCCAGAAGGGCCTTCTTTTTACCAAACCTCCAACAGAAAATTCCCAAGAAGACTTCATCAAAACTCTCTTGGACAGGCTTAAACATTCCCTCTCTGTCACCCTTGTCCATTTCTACCCACTTGCAGGCCGGCTTGTgacacaaaaaaatgaaaacccatcttcaagcttgatttttgtTGACTGCAGCAACAGCCCTGGAGCTAAATTCATCTATGCAGATCTAGACATGACAATATCTGATATTCTCTCTCCGATTGATGTACCATCAATCGTTCAATCCTTTTTTGATCATGACAGGGCAGTCAACTATGATGGGCATACCATGCCTTTGCTTTCCATTCAAGTGACAGAACTAAAAGACGGTATCTTTATAGGCTGTTCCATGAACCACTGCCTTGGCGATGGAACCTCTTATTGGCATTTCTTTAACACTTGGTCTGAGATCTTTCAGGCACAGGGAAATAACATTTCTATCACGCGCCCACCAATCCACAAGCGATGGTTTCCTGATGGCGTTAATCCAATCATCAATCTCCCTTTCACACACCAAGATGAGTTCATTTCCCGATTTGAAGCACCAAAACTTAGAGAAAGAATGTTCCACTTCTCATCTGAATCCATAGCAAAACTCAAAGCAAAAGCCAATGCAGAATCCAACACCAACAAAATCTCCTCCTTTCAGACCTTGTCTGCACTTGTTTGGAGGTGCATTACGCGTGCGCGTCGTCTACCATGTGATCAGATAACAAATTGCAATTTGTCCGCCAATAACAGGTCAAGAATGGAGCCATCCCTGTCTAATGATTACTTTGGGAACTCGCTTCACGCACTGAGAGGAGTAACCACAGCTGGTGAATTGCTCGAACATAATCTTGGGTGGGCAGCATGGAAGTTGCACGAGGCTGTGGTTAACCACACTGACCAGGTTGTGCGTGACTGGGTTGATACCTGGCTGCAGTCTCCCATTGTTTATCAACTTATtaagatttttaataaatacagTGTAATGATGGGTAGTTCACCAAGGTTCAACATGTATGGGAATGAATTTGGAATGGGGAAAGCAGTGGCACTTCGCAGTGGGTATGCAAACAAGTTTGATGGGAAGGTGTCATCATACCAGGGTTATGAAGGAGGAGGAAGCATTGATTTGGAGGTGTGCCTTCAGCCGGATTCAATGAGTGCTCTTGAGTCTGATGAGGAGTTCATGGATGCTGTCTCCTTGCCCCACCAGCTCCACTAG